In one window of Nicotiana tabacum cultivar K326 chromosome 12, ASM71507v2, whole genome shotgun sequence DNA:
- the LOC142167091 gene encoding uncharacterized protein LOC142167091, protein MARAYKTEDFNRLMQDMDNNDKRARDYLFQVGYEKWSITHSTVNRSMVITSNTAESLNARNREAKELPIMSFLDYMMNLVMEWNNTNRMTTMSTFTGLGKKYNEVLKENRSLSQKMTVRP, encoded by the exons ATGGCTAGAGCATACAAAACTGAAGATTTTAATCGCCTCATGCAAGATATGGACAACAATGATAAGAGGGCAAGGGATTACCTGTTCCAAGTAGGTTATGAAAAATGGTCCATAACGCATTCCACTGTTAATAGATCTATGGTGATAACTTCAAATACTGCCGAGTCACTTAATGCAAGAAATAGAGAGGCAAAAGAGCTACCAATCATGAGTTTTCTAGATTACATGATGAATTTAGTTATGGAATGGAATAATACAAATAGAATGACTACAATGAGTACATTTACTGGCCTAGGAAAAAAATATAATGAAGTACTAAAGGAAAATCGCAGTTTGTCACAGAAGATGACG GTGAGGCCTTGA